Proteins encoded by one window of Shewanella avicenniae:
- a CDS encoding Wzz/FepE/Etk N-terminal domain-containing protein: MANTSTTISTSEDYRAALIDSRDEIDLRELFDVIWQGKWLIIITTFIAAVISVCVALYLPNIYRSEATLAPAAEAQGGGLSALASQFGGLASLAGVNLGGGNKADKSQLALEVLKSRRFIGIFIEKHQILPDLMADKKWDSANNQVVYDPEIYDATSQTWVRNVKPPRQPKPSLQEAYLAFQKLITVTNDAKTSMVTIAVEHKSPYITKQWVDWLVEDINSEMKTRDVEEATKSTEYLNHQIQQTNVADIRSVLFNLIEEQAKTIMFANVRQEYIFKTIDPAVVPELKAKPKRALIVVLGVVLGGIFSVFFILVRHFFKSEK; this comes from the coding sequence ATGGCTAATACATCTACAACAATATCAACGTCAGAAGATTATAGAGCAGCGTTAATTGATTCACGCGATGAAATTGATCTTCGCGAGTTATTTGATGTGATTTGGCAAGGTAAATGGCTGATAATTATCACCACATTTATTGCAGCAGTCATTTCTGTTTGTGTTGCACTATATTTGCCGAATATATATCGCTCTGAAGCTACTCTGGCGCCAGCGGCAGAAGCTCAGGGGGGGGGGTTGTCAGCCTTGGCAAGTCAATTTGGAGGGCTTGCTAGTCTTGCAGGAGTTAATCTCGGTGGCGGTAATAAAGCTGATAAATCGCAATTGGCTCTCGAAGTTTTAAAATCTCGTCGATTTATTGGTATTTTCATTGAAAAACATCAAATCTTGCCAGATTTAATGGCAGATAAAAAATGGGACTCTGCAAATAACCAAGTTGTCTATGACCCAGAAATTTATGACGCCACTAGTCAAACATGGGTTCGTAACGTAAAACCGCCGCGTCAGCCAAAGCCCTCACTGCAAGAAGCCTATCTAGCGTTTCAAAAACTGATCACTGTGACCAACGATGCCAAAACCAGCATGGTGACCATAGCGGTAGAGCACAAATCCCCATACATCACCAAACAGTGGGTAGATTGGTTGGTTGAAGACATCAATAGCGAAATGAAAACCCGCGATGTAGAAGAAGCCACCAAAAGCACTGAGTACCTGAATCACCAAATTCAACAAACCAATGTGGCAGATATCCGTTCAGTACTGTTTAACCTGATCGAAGAGCAAGCCAAAACCATTATGTTTGCCAATGTGCGCCAAGAGTACATTTTTAAAACAATCGATCCAGCGGTTGTGCCTGAGCTAAAAGCTAAGCCAAAGCGCGCGTTGATTGTGGTGTTAGGCGTGGTATTGGGTGGCATTTTTTCAGTGTTTTTCATACTAGTTAGACATTTTTTCAAGTCTGAAAAGTAA
- a CDS encoding SLBB domain-containing protein translates to MSLVANKIQIFVISLLMMMSFQLFAVEISPQMAQQFKNLPKSEQERIASQYGVNLNSLKSGSGNSEVTNPPVVTGRSEVVKADVNTSEDEATLEQTKSEVKVEQLDRRKETSLERFGYALFSNAPTTFAPVSDVPVPAEYMVGPGDSLKVQIFGKENSNFDLTVQRDGNINFPELGPITLAGLSFSESKNLITERVKTSMIGVDVSITMGELRSIRIFIAGEAYKPGSYTVSSLSTLTQALYVSGGVNEIGSLRDIQVKRAGRVVTHFDVYDLLLNGDASKDVRLLSGDVIYIAPVGNLVSITGEIRRPAVFELKAGETVADVIKMASGLKPGAYPKLSTIERYGSSTAKTIVSIDLTNSTALSTTLSNGDLIRVKSSTNRIDNAISVFGAVVRPGDYQWHQGLKVAEMLPSIWEDLTLKADLDYALVVRETNTRGDIEVLQFNLGNAISHPDSADNLSLQPRDKLVVFDYAERTTLLEPILAKLRSQSRLGAPILTAHINGNVRFSGEYPISAGASVKSLIVAAGGLKEGAYTLSAELTRQVISNENGVSIEHHQLNLQELLQSDVNSDVKLISRDTITVRTLPDWQDTRWVTIRGEVKFPGTYSIQRGETLEAVLQRAGGYTDSADLYASVFVREVLKEKESAEIRRFAEQLRRDLAAKGLSDNTSTVSYSDAQNMLADLEKVPATGRLVIDLPALSLGVAQADIKLEDQDMLFVPAKRQTVSVIGEVQHPTSLIFKDGLGVEEYIKLAGGTRKRADEERIYVIKANGAVQLPDDSFFSRGTELSPGDTVVVPLDTEYKDNLSLWTQVTGIIYNSAVALAAIANL, encoded by the coding sequence GTGTCGCTCGTAGCAAATAAAATACAAATATTCGTCATTAGCCTACTAATGATGATGAGCTTTCAACTGTTTGCAGTCGAAATATCCCCTCAAATGGCGCAACAATTCAAAAACCTGCCAAAATCTGAACAGGAAAGAATTGCGAGTCAATATGGTGTGAATCTTAATAGCCTAAAATCTGGTTCCGGGAATAGTGAAGTAACTAATCCACCGGTTGTGACTGGTCGAAGTGAAGTTGTCAAAGCTGATGTAAACACGTCTGAAGATGAAGCAACGTTAGAACAGACAAAGTCAGAAGTAAAAGTTGAGCAACTTGATAGACGAAAAGAAACTTCATTAGAGCGTTTTGGCTACGCGCTCTTTAGCAACGCGCCTACTACATTTGCCCCCGTATCGGATGTGCCAGTGCCAGCTGAATATATGGTCGGTCCAGGCGATAGCTTGAAGGTTCAAATCTTTGGCAAAGAAAATAGTAATTTTGATTTAACTGTTCAACGAGATGGCAATATCAATTTTCCAGAGTTGGGGCCAATAACACTAGCAGGGCTCAGCTTTTCAGAATCGAAAAATCTGATTACTGAAAGAGTAAAAACCTCAATGATCGGTGTGGATGTAAGTATCACCATGGGTGAACTTCGTTCAATCAGAATTTTCATTGCTGGTGAAGCCTACAAACCAGGCTCTTATACTGTTTCAAGTTTGTCAACGTTAACGCAAGCGTTGTATGTTTCGGGTGGTGTAAACGAAATAGGTTCATTACGTGACATACAGGTAAAGCGAGCTGGCCGAGTCGTTACGCACTTCGATGTGTATGATTTGTTGCTGAACGGTGATGCATCCAAAGACGTCCGCCTACTCTCCGGTGATGTCATCTATATCGCGCCTGTCGGAAATCTTGTTTCAATTACTGGCGAAATCCGTCGCCCAGCAGTATTCGAATTGAAAGCGGGAGAAACTGTCGCTGACGTAATTAAGATGGCGAGCGGTTTGAAGCCAGGTGCTTATCCAAAACTCAGTACTATTGAGCGTTATGGTTCTTCGACTGCTAAAACCATTGTTTCAATCGATTTGACAAACAGCACTGCGTTAAGCACCACATTAAGTAATGGTGACCTTATTCGAGTAAAATCATCGACTAACAGAATCGATAACGCGATATCCGTCTTTGGCGCTGTCGTTCGTCCTGGTGATTACCAATGGCACCAAGGCCTAAAAGTGGCTGAAATGCTTCCGTCTATTTGGGAAGACTTAACCCTTAAAGCGGATCTCGATTATGCCTTGGTTGTGCGTGAAACAAATACTAGGGGGGACATTGAGGTTCTGCAGTTCAATTTAGGTAATGCAATCTCGCACCCTGACTCTGCTGATAACCTTTCTTTACAACCTAGAGATAAATTAGTCGTATTTGATTACGCAGAACGTACCACGTTGCTTGAGCCCATCTTAGCTAAACTGCGTTCACAAAGCCGTCTTGGTGCGCCGATATTGACGGCTCATATTAACGGTAATGTTCGTTTTTCAGGTGAGTATCCAATTTCTGCTGGAGCGTCTGTAAAGAGTCTTATCGTAGCTGCCGGTGGATTAAAAGAAGGTGCCTACACGCTTAGTGCAGAATTAACTCGCCAAGTAATTTCCAACGAAAATGGTGTGTCAATCGAGCATCATCAATTGAATCTTCAAGAGTTGCTTCAAAGCGATGTTAACAGTGATGTCAAACTTATCAGCCGCGACACAATCACCGTAAGAACCTTGCCTGATTGGCAAGACACTCGTTGGGTGACCATTCGTGGTGAAGTCAAATTCCCTGGCACTTACAGTATTCAACGTGGTGAAACTCTCGAAGCCGTGCTACAACGCGCGGGTGGCTATACAGATTCAGCCGATTTATATGCTTCTGTTTTCGTACGAGAAGTTCTAAAGGAAAAAGAATCTGCTGAGATTAGACGGTTTGCAGAGCAACTGCGTCGAGACTTAGCGGCGAAGGGCCTAAGTGATAATACCTCTACCGTTAGCTACTCTGACGCACAGAACATGTTAGCTGATTTAGAGAAAGTACCCGCCACTGGACGATTGGTGATCGATTTGCCAGCGTTGTCTTTAGGGGTTGCACAAGCGGATATAAAACTCGAAGACCAAGATATGCTGTTCGTACCAGCGAAGAGACAAACCGTATCTGTAATTGGTGAAGTTCAACACCCAACAAGCTTAATCTTTAAGGATGGATTAGGAGTTGAAGAATACATCAAATTGGCAGGTGGTACTCGGAAACGCGCTGACGAAGAGCGGATATACGTCATTAAAGCTAATGGAGCGGTTCAGTTACCAGATGACTCATTCTTTTCAAGAGGTACCGAATTATCGCCAGGAGATACAGTAGTCGTGCCTTTAGACACTGAGTATAAGGATAATTTGTCATTGTGGACTCAGGTTACGGGGATTATCTATAACTCAGCGGTAGCGCTTGCAGCGATAGCTAACCTTTAA
- the rfaH gene encoding transcription/translation regulatory transformer protein RfaH: protein MKGWYLLYCKPKSEQRAQLNLGMQGLETYLPMIKVEKQEKGLSVVKKSPLFPNYLFVNFDPADFSVAKIHSTRGVSRLVDCKEQPIPLNDILITQLKRQELTAPVTVDNSLVAGDKVRFIAGPFRELQGVFLERNSQQRCKVLFEILGKMQSIDYALSDVERVSA from the coding sequence ATGAAAGGTTGGTATCTACTTTATTGCAAGCCCAAAAGTGAGCAACGCGCTCAACTTAACCTCGGGATGCAAGGATTAGAAACCTATCTGCCGATGATCAAGGTGGAGAAGCAGGAAAAAGGCCTTTCAGTTGTCAAAAAATCCCCGCTTTTCCCAAATTATCTGTTTGTGAATTTTGATCCAGCCGATTTTAGCGTGGCCAAAATACATTCCACTCGTGGAGTTTCAAGGTTGGTTGATTGTAAAGAACAGCCTATCCCTTTGAACGACATATTAATTACTCAATTGAAGCGTCAAGAGCTAACTGCGCCAGTTACTGTTGATAATTCGCTCGTTGCTGGTGACAAGGTCAGATTTATCGCCGGACCGTTTCGTGAGCTTCAAGGGGTTTTCCTCGAACGTAATAGCCAACAGCGCTGTAAAGTGTTGTTTGAAATTCTGGGTAAGATGCAGTCGATCGATTATGCGTTGAGCGATGTAGAGCGCGTTTCGGCTTAG
- a CDS encoding response regulator — protein MTLDAVKVLLVEDDPVFRNIVASFLRSRGALVTEASDGEVALAQFFTDSFDVLLSDLTMPNMSGLELLQELAEAGANIPAVVMSGNQQMSIVSDALRYGASDYLVKPISDLYQIEHALSESLRVVQHGNGNLAQELDALSYQELNEHLSLLEHNANAAKSVQQQLFPVSSVTYQHAEFEYSLFTGDNVTPYFIDSEPVDTEHIVMYMAHFYPEDNRAAFASVLLRSFVHQSAQELKKHKQLIEPCKMLGYINQRLVHSGMGFYTDIVLVVYKAATQTVRLAQAGSGLRCYLRQQQEFTPLMLPATIQLGLLDWGDCQGHARELRKDEKICVMSRNCKDKDFIARNHFSGVEYRPDLPLGGYFQLSIANEQ, from the coding sequence ATGACGCTTGATGCAGTAAAAGTTTTGCTAGTTGAAGACGACCCTGTCTTTCGTAACATTGTTGCGTCTTTTCTGAGAAGTCGCGGTGCGCTTGTGACTGAAGCAAGCGACGGCGAAGTGGCATTAGCACAATTTTTTACCGATAGCTTCGATGTACTTCTGTCTGACTTAACCATGCCAAATATGAGTGGCTTAGAGCTACTGCAAGAGCTCGCAGAGGCTGGGGCGAACATTCCAGCGGTAGTGATGTCTGGTAACCAACAGATGTCAATCGTATCCGATGCGTTAAGGTATGGTGCTTCGGACTATCTCGTGAAACCCATCTCAGATCTCTACCAAATCGAGCATGCTCTGTCGGAAAGTTTGCGGGTTGTGCAACACGGTAACGGTAATCTTGCACAAGAGTTGGATGCGTTATCCTACCAAGAATTGAATGAGCACCTGTCGTTACTGGAACACAACGCAAACGCCGCAAAAAGCGTACAACAACAGTTATTCCCTGTCTCTTCTGTAACTTATCAACACGCAGAATTTGAATATAGCCTGTTCACTGGGGACAATGTCACGCCATATTTTATCGATTCTGAGCCTGTAGATACGGAGCATATTGTGATGTACATGGCACACTTTTATCCAGAAGATAATCGTGCAGCCTTCGCCAGTGTTTTGCTGAGAAGTTTTGTGCACCAAAGTGCCCAAGAGTTGAAAAAGCACAAGCAGCTGATAGAACCGTGCAAAATGCTGGGGTACATCAATCAACGATTGGTGCATTCTGGCATGGGTTTTTATACAGATATTGTACTCGTGGTATATAAGGCTGCCACTCAAACTGTGAGACTTGCGCAAGCAGGCAGTGGATTGAGGTGCTATCTACGGCAGCAACAAGAATTTACACCCTTGATGTTACCAGCCACTATTCAGCTCGGTCTACTCGATTGGGGAGATTGCCAAGGCCATGCTCGCGAGTTGAGAAAAGATGAAAAAATCTGCGTTATGTCACGAAATTGCAAAGACAAGGATTTTATCGCAAGAAATCACTTTTCCGGCGTAGAATATCGCCCTGATTTGCCGCTTGGTGGGTATTTTCAACTATCGATTGCGAATGAGCAATAA
- a CDS encoding MlaA family lipoprotein, whose amino-acid sequence MKFHRLWLVAALLTCNSSVFADGQQNAVEQKSVSITYNDPRDPLEGFNRAMWNFNYNYLDKYVARPVAHGYRNYVPVPVKTGVDNFLQNLEEPSSLVNNTLQGKWHWAANAGGRFVVNTTVGILGVIDVADMMGMPRKQDEFNEVLGYYGVPNGPYFMAPFMGPYVTREITTDWVDSLYFPLSEFSLWQTVLRWGLKGLSARAAAVDQERLVDNALDPYSFVKDAYIQYVDYKLYDGKIPSKKDNDDELLDQYMQELE is encoded by the coding sequence ATGAAATTCCATCGGCTATGGCTTGTCGCCGCATTATTAACCTGCAACAGTTCAGTATTTGCTGACGGGCAGCAAAATGCAGTGGAGCAAAAGTCTGTATCAATCACCTACAACGATCCGCGTGACCCTTTGGAAGGATTCAACAGGGCTATGTGGAATTTCAACTACAACTACTTGGATAAATATGTCGCGCGACCTGTTGCGCATGGCTACAGAAATTATGTGCCTGTCCCTGTCAAAACTGGGGTCGATAATTTCTTGCAAAATCTTGAAGAACCAAGCTCTCTGGTAAACAACACCTTGCAGGGGAAATGGCATTGGGCCGCCAATGCGGGTGGCCGCTTTGTGGTAAATACCACTGTTGGGATATTGGGTGTTATTGATGTTGCCGATATGATGGGAATGCCACGTAAACAAGATGAGTTTAACGAAGTACTCGGTTATTACGGTGTGCCGAATGGCCCTTACTTTATGGCGCCATTTATGGGGCCTTATGTGACCCGTGAAATAACAACAGATTGGGTAGATAGTCTATACTTCCCATTGTCAGAGTTTAGCCTTTGGCAAACGGTTCTACGTTGGGGGTTAAAGGGGCTTAGTGCTCGTGCCGCAGCGGTAGATCAAGAACGATTAGTTGATAATGCACTCGACCCTTACAGCTTCGTCAAGGATGCGTATATCCAGTATGTGGATTACAAGCTGTATGACGGTAAAATACCATCTAAAAAGGACAATGATGATGAGTTGCTCGACCAGTATATGCAGGAGCTGGAGTAG
- a CDS encoding EscU/YscU/HrcU family type III secretion system export apparatus switch protein: protein MSNESKRPKQATALFYDGKSAPQITAQGKALLAEEIIALAKDAGVFIHEDEHLSNFLQMLEIGEEIPKELYLLIAELIAFVYMLDGKFPEQWNNLHQKVMAKA, encoded by the coding sequence ATGAGTAATGAATCTAAACGCCCCAAGCAAGCGACAGCCTTGTTTTACGATGGAAAATCAGCACCGCAGATCACCGCGCAAGGGAAAGCGTTACTGGCAGAAGAGATTATTGCGCTCGCCAAAGATGCAGGAGTATTTATTCATGAAGATGAGCATTTAAGTAACTTTTTACAAATGCTTGAAATAGGAGAAGAAATTCCAAAAGAACTTTATTTACTCATCGCTGAGTTAATTGCCTTTGTCTATATGCTAGACGGTAAATTTCCAGAACAATGGAATAACTTGCATCAGAAAGTCATGGCCAAAGCCTAA
- a CDS encoding DUF2802 domain-containing protein, whose amino-acid sequence MGDELLIALVAVCIALVVALVLVQRKQSRQLKAKVDALTLLVKDADKHRDSLRKEVHELRNGTIGVGRRVIDIEKQLSSQNARLDEAIQQEPQARMYSRAIKMVQLGAGVDELMRECELPKAEAELLLRLHAK is encoded by the coding sequence ATAGGCGATGAGCTGTTAATTGCCTTAGTTGCAGTGTGTATTGCCCTCGTGGTGGCATTAGTCCTTGTTCAACGTAAACAAAGCCGACAGTTAAAAGCCAAGGTTGATGCTTTGACGCTGTTGGTCAAAGACGCTGATAAACATCGAGATTCATTACGTAAAGAAGTACACGAATTACGTAATGGCACCATTGGTGTAGGTCGACGGGTGATCGACATTGAAAAACAGTTGTCGTCGCAAAACGCTCGACTTGATGAGGCTATTCAGCAGGAACCCCAAGCGCGCATGTATAGTCGCGCCATAAAAATGGTGCAATTGGGTGCTGGGGTTGATGAATTGATGCGCGAATGTGAGCTACCTAAAGCAGAAGCAGAGCTACTATTGCGACTGCACGCCAAATAA
- a CDS encoding chemotaxis protein CheW: MTESRNVAAVAAKDDAVLQWVTFKLDNETYGINVMQVQEVLRHTEIAPVPGAPHYVLGIINLRGNVVTVIDTRSRFGLPSAEVDDSTRIVIIEAEKQVIGILVDSVAEVVYLRRSEIDNAPNVGTEESAKFIQGVSNRGEELLILVDLDKLLSDEEWAEISQL, translated from the coding sequence ATGACTGAATCAAGAAACGTGGCTGCCGTAGCGGCAAAAGATGATGCCGTGCTCCAGTGGGTAACCTTTAAGTTGGATAACGAAACCTACGGTATCAACGTGATGCAAGTGCAGGAAGTGCTGCGTCATACCGAAATTGCGCCAGTGCCTGGTGCACCGCATTACGTGCTAGGGATTATTAACCTGCGCGGTAATGTTGTCACGGTTATCGACACGCGTTCGCGTTTTGGCTTGCCTTCTGCAGAGGTGGATGATTCTACCCGTATCGTGATTATTGAAGCGGAAAAGCAGGTCATCGGTATCTTGGTTGATAGCGTTGCTGAAGTGGTCTATCTGCGACGTTCTGAAATTGATAACGCACCTAATGTGGGTACAGAAGAAAGTGCCAAGTTCATTCAGGGTGTGAGCAACCGCGGTGAAGAGCTGTTGATTTTGGTTGACCTCGATAAACTGCTCTCTGATGAAGAGTGGGCTGAAATTTCTCAGTTGTAA